In the Ictalurus punctatus breed USDA103 chromosome 7, Coco_2.0, whole genome shotgun sequence genome, one interval contains:
- the LOC108267757 gene encoding heterogeneous nuclear ribonucleoproteins C1/C2 isoform X1, with protein sequence MDAMASNVTNKTDPRSLNSRVFIGNLNTMLVTKADVEAIFSKYGMIVGCSIHKGYAFVQYANERNARAAVAGEDGRMIVGQVLDINLAGEPKPHRSKTTKRQAGDMYSSSTFELDYDFQRDYYDRMYAYPSRVPPPPPPLSRAVIPSKRARVSLSGGGSRRTKSSFSSSSKSSQRSSSRAIKADDIQTIKRELAQIKHKVDYLLESLERMEKDHSKKSEGKVVKAAVGDVSQQHSSSKKERDREEQELNDSEEEGDLLEEEEEAKSIGGENEEEDGEEEEEGEHEEGEDDGDSVNGDDP encoded by the exons ATGGA cgCGATGGCCAGCAACGTAACCAATAAGACGGACCCTCGTTCGTTGAACTCGCGCGTCTTCATTGGGAACCTGAACACCATGCTGGTGACCAAAGCTGACGTGGAGGCCATCTTCAGCAAGTACGGCATGATCGTGGGCTGCTCCATCCACAAAGGTTATGCTTTTGTCCAGTACGCGAACGAGAGGAACGCTCGAGCCGCCGTCGCTGGAGAGGATGGACGCATGATTGTCGGACAAGTCCTGG ACATCAACTTGGCAGGTGAGCCCAAACCTCACCGATCGAAAACCACCAAACGTCAAGCAGGAGATATGTACAG CAGCTCCACTTTTGAACTCGACTACGATTTCCAGAGAGATTACTACGACAG GATGTACGCGTACCCGTCCCGCGTgccccctcctcctccaccccTCTCTCGGGCCGTCATTCCCTCCAAGCGAGCGCGGGTCAGCCTGAGCGGAGGAGGAAGCCGACGCACCAAATCCagcttctcctcttcctccaaaAGCAGCCAGCGCTCTTCATCACGGGCCA TTAAAGCAGATGATATTCAGACCATAAAGAGGGAACTGGCtcagatcaaacacaaagtAGATTATCTTCTGGAAAGTTTAGAGCGTATGGAGAAAGATCACAGCAAGAAATCAG AAGGGAAAGTGGTGAAGGCGGCGGTGGGTGACGTCTCTCAGCAGCACTCGAGCAGTAAGAAGGAGCGTGACAGAGAAGAGCAGGAGCTCAACGACTCTGAAGAAGAAGGAGATCTgttggaggaagaggaggag GCGAAGAGTATCGGAGGAGAGAATGAGGAAGAGGacggagaagaggaggaggagggcgaGCATGAGGAAGGCGAGGATGACGGCGACAGCGTGAACGGCGACGACCCATAG
- the LOC108267757 gene encoding heterogeneous nuclear ribonucleoproteins C1/C2 isoform X2: MDAMASNVTNKTDPRSLNSRVFIGNLNTMLVTKADVEAIFSKYGMIVGCSIHKGYAFVQYANERNARAAVAGEDGRMIVGQVLDINLAGEPKPHRSKTTKRQAGDMYSSTFELDYDFQRDYYDRMYAYPSRVPPPPPPLSRAVIPSKRARVSLSGGGSRRTKSSFSSSSKSSQRSSSRAIKADDIQTIKRELAQIKHKVDYLLESLERMEKDHSKKSEGKVVKAAVGDVSQQHSSSKKERDREEQELNDSEEEGDLLEEEEEAKSIGGENEEEDGEEEEEGEHEEGEDDGDSVNGDDP, translated from the exons ATGGA cgCGATGGCCAGCAACGTAACCAATAAGACGGACCCTCGTTCGTTGAACTCGCGCGTCTTCATTGGGAACCTGAACACCATGCTGGTGACCAAAGCTGACGTGGAGGCCATCTTCAGCAAGTACGGCATGATCGTGGGCTGCTCCATCCACAAAGGTTATGCTTTTGTCCAGTACGCGAACGAGAGGAACGCTCGAGCCGCCGTCGCTGGAGAGGATGGACGCATGATTGTCGGACAAGTCCTGG ACATCAACTTGGCAGGTGAGCCCAAACCTCACCGATCGAAAACCACCAAACGTCAAGCAGGAGATATGTACAG CTCCACTTTTGAACTCGACTACGATTTCCAGAGAGATTACTACGACAG GATGTACGCGTACCCGTCCCGCGTgccccctcctcctccaccccTCTCTCGGGCCGTCATTCCCTCCAAGCGAGCGCGGGTCAGCCTGAGCGGAGGAGGAAGCCGACGCACCAAATCCagcttctcctcttcctccaaaAGCAGCCAGCGCTCTTCATCACGGGCCA TTAAAGCAGATGATATTCAGACCATAAAGAGGGAACTGGCtcagatcaaacacaaagtAGATTATCTTCTGGAAAGTTTAGAGCGTATGGAGAAAGATCACAGCAAGAAATCAG AAGGGAAAGTGGTGAAGGCGGCGGTGGGTGACGTCTCTCAGCAGCACTCGAGCAGTAAGAAGGAGCGTGACAGAGAAGAGCAGGAGCTCAACGACTCTGAAGAAGAAGGAGATCTgttggaggaagaggaggag GCGAAGAGTATCGGAGGAGAGAATGAGGAAGAGGacggagaagaggaggaggagggcgaGCATGAGGAAGGCGAGGATGACGGCGACAGCGTGAACGGCGACGACCCATAG
- the LOC108267757 gene encoding heterogeneous nuclear ribonucleoproteins C1/C2 isoform X4, with protein MDAMASNVTNKTDPRSLNSRVFIGNLNTMLVTKADVEAIFSKYGMIVGCSIHKGYAFVQYANERNARAAVAGEDGRMIVGQVLDINLAGEPKPHRSKTTKRQAGDMYSSSTFELDYDFQRDYYDRMYAYPSRVPPPPPPLSRAVIPSKRARVSLSGGGSRRTKSSFSSSSKSSQRSSSRAIKADDIQTIKRELAQIKHKVDYLLESLERMEKDHSKKSEGKVVKAAVGDVSQQHSSSKKERDREEQELNDSEEEGDLLEEEEEVRIVSPFSQHTQS; from the exons ATGGA cgCGATGGCCAGCAACGTAACCAATAAGACGGACCCTCGTTCGTTGAACTCGCGCGTCTTCATTGGGAACCTGAACACCATGCTGGTGACCAAAGCTGACGTGGAGGCCATCTTCAGCAAGTACGGCATGATCGTGGGCTGCTCCATCCACAAAGGTTATGCTTTTGTCCAGTACGCGAACGAGAGGAACGCTCGAGCCGCCGTCGCTGGAGAGGATGGACGCATGATTGTCGGACAAGTCCTGG ACATCAACTTGGCAGGTGAGCCCAAACCTCACCGATCGAAAACCACCAAACGTCAAGCAGGAGATATGTACAG CAGCTCCACTTTTGAACTCGACTACGATTTCCAGAGAGATTACTACGACAG GATGTACGCGTACCCGTCCCGCGTgccccctcctcctccaccccTCTCTCGGGCCGTCATTCCCTCCAAGCGAGCGCGGGTCAGCCTGAGCGGAGGAGGAAGCCGACGCACCAAATCCagcttctcctcttcctccaaaAGCAGCCAGCGCTCTTCATCACGGGCCA TTAAAGCAGATGATATTCAGACCATAAAGAGGGAACTGGCtcagatcaaacacaaagtAGATTATCTTCTGGAAAGTTTAGAGCGTATGGAGAAAGATCACAGCAAGAAATCAG AAGGGAAAGTGGTGAAGGCGGCGGTGGGTGACGTCTCTCAGCAGCACTCGAGCAGTAAGAAGGAGCGTGACAGAGAAGAGCAGGAGCTCAACGACTCTGAAGAAGAAGGAGATCTgttggaggaagaggaggaggtcaGAATTGTCTCTCCGTTCTCCCAACACACGCAGTCATGA
- the LOC108267757 gene encoding heterogeneous nuclear ribonucleoproteins C1/C2 isoform X3: MASNVTNKTDPRSLNSRVFIGNLNTMLVTKADVEAIFSKYGMIVGCSIHKGYAFVQYANERNARAAVAGEDGRMIVGQVLDINLAGEPKPHRSKTTKRQAGDMYSSSTFELDYDFQRDYYDRMYAYPSRVPPPPPPLSRAVIPSKRARVSLSGGGSRRTKSSFSSSSKSSQRSSSRAIKADDIQTIKRELAQIKHKVDYLLESLERMEKDHSKKSEGKVVKAAVGDVSQQHSSSKKERDREEQELNDSEEEGDLLEEEEEAKSIGGENEEEDGEEEEEGEHEEGEDDGDSVNGDDP; encoded by the exons ATGGCCAGCAACGTAACCAATAAGACGGACCCTCGTTCGTTGAACTCGCGCGTCTTCATTGGGAACCTGAACACCATGCTGGTGACCAAAGCTGACGTGGAGGCCATCTTCAGCAAGTACGGCATGATCGTGGGCTGCTCCATCCACAAAGGTTATGCTTTTGTCCAGTACGCGAACGAGAGGAACGCTCGAGCCGCCGTCGCTGGAGAGGATGGACGCATGATTGTCGGACAAGTCCTGG ACATCAACTTGGCAGGTGAGCCCAAACCTCACCGATCGAAAACCACCAAACGTCAAGCAGGAGATATGTACAG CAGCTCCACTTTTGAACTCGACTACGATTTCCAGAGAGATTACTACGACAG GATGTACGCGTACCCGTCCCGCGTgccccctcctcctccaccccTCTCTCGGGCCGTCATTCCCTCCAAGCGAGCGCGGGTCAGCCTGAGCGGAGGAGGAAGCCGACGCACCAAATCCagcttctcctcttcctccaaaAGCAGCCAGCGCTCTTCATCACGGGCCA TTAAAGCAGATGATATTCAGACCATAAAGAGGGAACTGGCtcagatcaaacacaaagtAGATTATCTTCTGGAAAGTTTAGAGCGTATGGAGAAAGATCACAGCAAGAAATCAG AAGGGAAAGTGGTGAAGGCGGCGGTGGGTGACGTCTCTCAGCAGCACTCGAGCAGTAAGAAGGAGCGTGACAGAGAAGAGCAGGAGCTCAACGACTCTGAAGAAGAAGGAGATCTgttggaggaagaggaggag GCGAAGAGTATCGGAGGAGAGAATGAGGAAGAGGacggagaagaggaggaggagggcgaGCATGAGGAAGGCGAGGATGACGGCGACAGCGTGAACGGCGACGACCCATAG
- the LOC100304834 gene encoding cysteine and glycine-rich protein 1 has protein sequence MPLGGGNKCGCCQKTVYFAEEVQCDGRSFHKSCFLCMVCRKNLDSTTVATHENEVYCKSCYGKKYGPKGYGYGAGAGTLSMDKGESLGIKHEVDQPHQPTNNQNTSKFAQRFGASDVCPRCGKAVYAAEKTIGAGASWHKSCFRCAKCGKGLESTTMTDKDGEIYCKGCYAKSFGPKGFGYGQGAGALSHAQ, from the exons ATGCCTCTTGGAGGTGGAAACAAGTGCGGCTGCTGTCAGAAGACCGTCTACTTTGCAGAGGAAGTTCAATGTGATGGACGGAGTTTCCATAAATCATGCTTCCTGTGTA TGGTGTGCCGGAAGAACCTAGATAGCACTACTGTGGCCACCCATGAAAATGAGGTGTACTGCAAGTCCTGCTATGGCAAGAAATACGGGCCAAAAGGCTATGGCTACGGCGCGGGTGCTGGGACACTGAGCATGGACAAAGGAGAGTCTCTGGGAATCAAACATGAAGT CGATCAGCCGCACCAGCCCACCAACAACCAGAACACGTCCAAGTTTGCCCAGAGGTTCGGGGCTTCTGACGTGTGCCCTCGCTGCGGCAAAGCTGTGTACGCAGCCGAGAAGACCATTGGAGCGGGAGCG TCTTGGCATAAGAGCTGTTTCCGCTGTGCTAAATGCGGGAAAGGCCTTGAATCCACCACCATGACGGACAAAGATGGAGAGATCTACTGCAAAG GTTGCTATGCTAAAAGCTTTGGTCCAAAAGGGTTTGGTTATGGCCAAGGAGCCGGAGCTCTCTCTCATGCTCAGTAG